The genomic DNA TGGCTCGCCCGGTGACAAGCTCTTCGTCGACGAGAACGGCAACGGCGTGCGCGATCCCGGCGAGCCCGACACGACCGGCAAGGATGGCGTCGGCGACGCGTGCGACAACTGTCCGGATACCTGCAACCCGTCGCAGACGGAGCAGAGCGGCTTCCTGTCGGACGACGACGGTGTCGGCGGAGCGTGCGACAACTGTCCCGGCGTAAGGAACGGCGACTGCAACGAGTCGGTCACGGCATGCGACCAGGACTACGACGGCACCGTCAGCGCCGACGAGTGGCGCGAAGGCTTCCAGACCGATACGGACGGTGACTCGCGGGGAGATGCGTGCGACTCGGACGACGACGACGACGGCGTTCTGGACAGCTCGGACAACTGCCCGCTGAACAGCAACAGCGACCAGGCGGACGCGGATGCCGACGGCCTCGGTAACGCCTGCGACAACTGCGCCTCGGTTGCGAATCCCGGCCAGGAGGACGTCGATGCGGACGGGCTCGGCGATGCCTGCGACAACTGCCCGAACATTCCCAACGAGGACCAGCTCGACGCGGACGGCGACGGGACGGGTAATCCCTGCGACGACGACGACGACAACGACGGCATTCCGGACGACGACGGGGACGGCACGGACGATCCGTGCGCGCCGGGGATGACGACGGGATGCGACGACAACTGCCAGTACGCGGCGAACCCGGGGCAGGAGGACGCGGACGGCGACGGCGTCGGCGACGCGTGCGATTTCACCGAGCTGCACCTCGGGGACCAGGCCTCGACGAACTCGTTCGAGGACCTCGTCGCCTACGGTATCGAACTCGTCGACAACGCCGGGATGGCGGTCGATTCCGGGGACTTCAACGGCGACGGGCAGCCCGATCTTCTCATCGGCGTGCCCAACGGCGACGGGGACCAGAACCTCCGCGAGAACGGCGGAGAGGCATACATCGAATTCGGACCGCTGAGCGCGGGGGAGCGGGATTTCGCCGTCATCGCCCCGGACGTGGTGATCTACGGCGAGCAGCGGGAGGACCAGATGGGGCGGACGGTCCTCGCTGCGGACGTGGACGGTGACGGGATCGACGACGTGCTGCTCGGCGCGCCGGGCGGCGACTGCACGATCCAGGCCCACACCGATCCGGCCTTGGGCTGCGTCCTTGACGAGTCGCGCTCGAACAACTGCGGCCGCGTCTATCTCCTCAAAGGACGGACGAACTGGCCGCCGACGATGGACCTGAAGGCGCTCGACTGCGGCGACAACGTGCCGGAGGCCGACGCGTCCTGGACAGGCCAGAAAGCGGGGGACCAGCTCGGCCGGGCGATCGCCGTGCTCGACCTGAACCAGGACGGCTCGCTCGACATCGCGCTGGGCGCGCCGAACTACAAGGAGTCCCGCGGAAATCCGCCGAGCGACATCCTCTTCGGCGGGGTGTTCGTCGACTTCGGCAACGGGTTTTCGGGCGCGACCCAGTACCGCTACGACACGCCGGACTACCTGATCAAGGGGGGCGGCGAGGCGGACGCGGCCGGGAAGGCGCTGGCGGTCGGCGATGTCAACGGTGACGGGACGGACGACCTGCTGGTCGGTGCGACCGGCGGTGACGGTCCGGCCGATGGGATCACGGGTGCCGGCCAGCTTCACATCGTCTTCGGCGGGTCGAACCTGACCGTGGGCGGCAAGCGGGACTTCGAGACCGATCCCGATCCCTACCTCTACGGGGTCGACACCTCGGACGGGCTGCCGCACTCGCTGGCCACGGGCGATGTCGACGGCGACGGCATCGACGACATCCTGATCGGTGTTTCGTTCGGCGCCGGCGGAAACAACGCGAAGATCGGCGCCGGCGAGGCGTATCTGGTGCTCGGCCGGACGAGCTGGACGACCGACCGGGTGGACAACGTCGCCCACACCGTGTTCTACGGCCGCGCGTCCGGCGATGCCCTGGGGCACGACGTGGCGATCGGGGACCTGGACGGGGATGCCACTCCCGAGCTGGCGATGAGCGCCATCAACTCCGACGGCGGCACGGGGAGCGGAAATCCGCCGGGCGAGGTCATCGCCTACTCCTGGAAGGACATCCAGGGAGTGGCGGTCGTCGACCTTGCCGACGTGATCACGGTGAAGCCGATGACGTCCATTCTGGGCGCCGATCCGTTCGACAACCTCGGGCAGGCCCTGGTGGCGCGCGACTTCAACCTGGACGACGTCCCGGACCTGATCATCGGCGCCGATGGCGGCGACGGCGATCCGGACGACACGACCGACAGGTCGGATGCGGGGGAGGTCTGGATCGTGTCCCCCAGCGATCTCGACGGGGACGGCCTGCGCAACCTCAACGACAACTGCCCGGCGGCGTCGAACCCGGACCAGGCGAACTCCGACGGCGACACGTGGGGCGACGCCTGCGACAACTGCCCGCTGACGACGAATCAGGATCAGCTCGACTCGGACGGTGACGGTACGGGAGACGCCTGCGAGACGGACGCCGATAACGACGGCATTCCGGAGGACGACGGCGACGGGACGGTGGATCCGTGCACGGGCGGAGTGCGGGAGCAGTGCGACGACAACTGCGCGACCGTCGCCAACTCGACGCAATCCGACCTCGACGGCGACGGCACGGGTGACGCCTGCGACGACGATGACGATAACGACGGCGTTCCCGACGCGAGCGACAACTGCCCGCCCGTCGCGAACGCCGACCAGTACGACGCCGACGGCGACGGGACCGGCAACGCCTGCGAGACGCTCGAGTACGACACGACCGCGGACGGCCTGGCCGTCTACGGCGCGGCGGCATCCGACCACCTGGCAGGGGCCGGAGCCATGGGCGACTTCAACAACGACGGCACGCTGGATCTCCTGCTCGGTGCGCCGGACCACTCGCCGTCGGGCCGCACGGGCGCCGGTGCGGCTTACGTGTTCTACGGCCCGATCACGGCGACGGTCGATCTCGCGACCACTTCGGCCGACGTCGAGATCCTCGGGCAGCAGGCCGGCGACGAGCTCGGCTACGCGGTGGCGGTCGGCGATCTGAACAACGACGGCATCGACGACATCGTCCTGGGCGCGCCGGGCGGCGACGGCAACGGGAACAGCGACCCGGATACGGGCCAGGTCCACGTCTTCTACGGCGGATCGCTGAGTCCGGTGATCGACCTCGCCAGCACCTCCTCCAACCTCACGATCTTCGGCGAGGCGTTCCATCCGGGTGACCGGTTCGGCGAGAGCCTGGCCGTTCTCGACTACGACGGCGACGGCAAGGACGACTTGGTGGGTGCCTCGCCCACCAGCGACGGCAACTTCGACGTCGAAACGGGTTCGGGTGAGATCTACGTCATCAACAACCTCAACCTCGGCACGATCACTTCGATCGATCCGTTCGCGGTGGATGTCTACATCTACGGCGCCGATCCCGGCGACCACGCGGGCAAAGCGCTGGCGTCCGGGGACCTCGACGGCGACGGGAAGGGCGACCTGGTGATCGGAGCGCCGGACGCGGACGGGAGCGCGAACGCCGCGGTCGACGGTGGGGAGGTCTACGTCCTGTCCGGCACCACCCTCCAGAACCCGCCCGGCGGCGGCAACGACATCGACCTCGGCAACTCCTCCCACGTCGATGCCGTTCTGTACGGCCGGAGCGCGGCCGACGCCCTGGGCGATTCACTCGCGCTGGGCGATGTGGACCGGGACGGCCGGTCCGACCTCCTGGTCGGGGTTCCCGGCCAGGACGAGCCGGCCGGCGCGGCCACGCGCACCGACGCTGGCGGGGCGCTGCTCTTGAAGGGCCGGGCGAGCTTCTCCGGGATCTCGGGATCGATCCTCGAGAACGTCGCCGACCTCGCGTTGTACGGCGATGCGGCCGGGCGCGAGGCCGGACGCTCGGTGGCGCTGGCGGACCACGACGGGGACGGGACGCTCGACTACCTGCTCGGCGCGCCGGGATCCGACGGTCCGGGCGGCGGGCGCGTGGACGCGGGCGGCGTGCTGGTGCTGCCGTCGGCCAGGCTCGCTTCCGGCAATCTCGTGGCCGATCTGGCGGCGGTGCCGCCCAGCCAGCTCCTGCACGGCGCCACCTCCTCCGACCGGCTCGGCGATCATCGCTGGCTGCTCGTTGCCGAGTTCGACGGGACGCCGGGCGTCGAGGTCGTCGGCGGCACGAGGCTCGGCGACGGGCCGGACGACCTCAGGGATGCGGCCGGAGAGGCGCGGCTGGTTCCGCAGGGCGACCGGGACAACGACGGCGTCCCCGACTCGCAGGATGGCGCTCCGGACGACCCGAGTTCGGCCGGTTGCTCGGTCGGGTCGACCGGTGTGACCTCCGTCTTCCTGTCGAACAAGACCACCTTCGACTGGGCGGACGCCGCCGGGGCGACGACCTACAACCTGTACCGCGGCACGGTGGTGGTGCCGTGGGTGTACAACGAATCCTGCCTGCTGAGCGGGCTGACGGTGTCGCAAGGTGACGATCCCGCCGTGCCCGCGCCCGGCGAGATCTACTGGTACGACAGCGCCGGGCAGAACGGCGCCTGCGTCGGTCCGCTCGGCAGCGACAGCAACGGGACGGAGCGTCCGGCGCCGCCGGCCTGCCCCTGAGAAGCGGCTGGCGGCGTCCCGCCGCGGCCGCCGGCCCCCCGGGGCCGGCGGCCGGCGCGGCGGATCGGCCGGGAGGGCGCGATCGCGGATAGACTCTCCCCGTCCGGAAGGCTGCACCGCCGGAGGGACGGAAAGAGCCGATGCGATCCGAGGGAAGCCGCAGCCCCGCCGGGGGAGAGCGTCTCGTCGTCGAGCCTCCGGGCGTCGTCGTCGATCTGGAGGCGTTCCCTTGCCCGGAGCCGGACCGCGATCCGCTCGCCGGGCCGATCGAGCGCGCCTTTTCGGCGATGGATGCCCTCGAGGCGGGGGCCGTCGCCAATCCGGACGAGGGACGTCGCGTCGGCCACTACTGGCTTCGCGACCCGGACCGGGCCCCTTCCCCGGAGATCGCCTCGGCCATCCGGCGAACGCGTGAAGAGGTCGAGCGCTTCGGGAGGGAGGTGCGCCGGGGCGCGATCCGGCCGCCGGAAGGAGGCCGATTCCGCCGGATCGTCCACATCGGGATCGGCGGTTCGGCGCTCGGGCCTCAGCTGGTGGCGGATGCTCTCCCGGGGGCACCCGGGGCGCCCGAGATCGAATTCCTCGACAACACCGACCCGGACGGCTTCGCGCGGCTCGCCGCTCGCCTGGAGGGGCACTGGGCCGAAGTGCTGGCGGTCGTCGTCTCCAAGTCCGGGGGCACGCCGGAGACCCGGAACGGCCTGGAGGAGATCGCGGCCAGGCTCTCGGAGGCGGGATGCTCGCCGCCGGGGCACCTCGTCGCGGTGACGGGCGAGGGGAGCCCCCTGGCGCGGCGGGCCCGCGACGAGGGCTGGCTCGGCGTCTTCCCCATGTGGGAGTGGGTGGGGGGGCGGACCTCCGTGACCTCCGCGGTCGGCCTGCTGCCGATGGCGCTCACGGGGCGCGACATCGACGGCTTCCTCCGCGGCGCGCGGGAGATGGACGAGCGGACCCGGCGCCACGATCCGGTCGGAAACCCCGCGGCCCGGCTGGCCCGTGCCTGGTACGAGGCCGGCGAAGGCCGCGGCCGCCGCGACATGGTCGTGATTCCCTACCGCGATCGACTCGTCCTCCTCGCCCGCTACCTCCAGCAGCTGGTCATGGAGTCGCTGGGCAAGCGCCACGACCTCGACGGCCGCGAGGTGCGCCAGGGCTTGACCGTCTACGGGAACAAGGGGTCGACCGATCAGCACGCCTACGTCCAGCAGCTCCGCGACGGCCTGGACAACTACTTTGCGACGCTGATCGGCGTGATCGGCGACGAAGCGCCGGGAGCCCGGGAGGTCGAGCCCGGCGTCGACGCCGGCGACTACCTGCTGGGCTTCCTCCTGGGCACCCGCCGGGCCCTTCTCGAAGACGGGCGGCGGGTCTTGGCGATCGTCCTCCCGAGCCTCGACGCGCGGCGCCTCGGAGGACTCATTGCCCTCTACGAGCGGGCGGTGGGCCTGTACGCGTCGCTGGTGCGCGTGAACGCCTACAACCAGCCGGGCGTCGAGGCGGGCAAGAAGGCCGCCGCGGGGATTCTCGACCTCCAGCGGCGGCTGCTCGAGACCCTCTCCGCGGAGCGTGGGGCGGCGCGGAGTGCGGCGGAGTGGGCCTCGCGGGTGGGAATGCCGGAGATGGCCTTCGAGGCGGGCTGGGTGCTCGAGCGCCTCGCCGCCACCGGCCGGGGGGGCGTGGCGCGCGAGGGCCCGTTCGGGGTTCCGGAGGCGCGCTACCTCGCCCGATGAGACGGCCTCAGCGGGGCCACAGCCGCTCGACGAGCCGTGACAGGTCGGGTGCGAGCGGCGCTTCGAGCTCGATCCTGCGGCCGGTCCGCGGGTGCAGGAAACCGAGCCTCGCGGCATGCAGCGCCGTCCGGCCGGTGCCTCGCCGCCGCGCCCCGTAGAACCGGTCGCCGAGGAGCGGCCAGCCGCGGGAGGCGAACTGCACCCGGATCTGGTTGCGGCGGCCGGTCTCCAGCCACACCCGGACGAGGGCCGTGGGCGGGCGCTCGCGCTCCCGCTCGACCCTGAAGCGGAGCCGCGCGACGCGGCCACGCTCCCGGCCGCGCGCGAGCCGGACGCGGCGGGGCGGATCCTCCTCTTCGACCAGGCGGTCTTCCCAGACCCCCTCCCGCGGCTCCGGGATCCCCTCGGTGATCGCCAGGTACTCCCGGACCGGCCGCCGCTCCCGGAACTGATCGGACAGGCCCTCGAAGGCGGCGGGCGTTCGGGCGAACAGGACCAACCCGGAGGTCTCCCGGTCGATGCGGTGGACCACCCACAGAGCCTTCGTCCGCCGGCCGGTCAGCGCCAGCGCGGCCGCCACCCGGGCCACGAGCGGGGTCTCCTCGCCCTCGCGCCCCGTCGGGACGACCAGCAGGCCGGGCTCCTTGTCGGCGGCCGCGAGGTCCCGGTCGACGTAGACGACCCGGAAGC from Acidobacteriota bacterium includes the following:
- the pgi gene encoding glucose-6-phosphate isomerase (functions in sugar metabolism in glycolysis and the Embden-Meyerhof pathways (EMP) and in gluconeogenesis; catalyzes reversible isomerization of glucose-6-phosphate to fructose-6-phosphate; member of PGI family), whose product is MRSEGSRSPAGGERLVVEPPGVVVDLEAFPCPEPDRDPLAGPIERAFSAMDALEAGAVANPDEGRRVGHYWLRDPDRAPSPEIASAIRRTREEVERFGREVRRGAIRPPEGGRFRRIVHIGIGGSALGPQLVADALPGAPGAPEIEFLDNTDPDGFARLAARLEGHWAEVLAVVVSKSGGTPETRNGLEEIAARLSEAGCSPPGHLVAVTGEGSPLARRARDEGWLGVFPMWEWVGGRTSVTSAVGLLPMALTGRDIDGFLRGAREMDERTRRHDPVGNPAARLARAWYEAGEGRGRRDMVVIPYRDRLVLLARYLQQLVMESLGKRHDLDGREVRQGLTVYGNKGSTDQHAYVQQLRDGLDNYFATLIGVIGDEAPGAREVEPGVDAGDYLLGFLLGTRRALLEDGRRVLAIVLPSLDARRLGGLIALYERAVGLYASLVRVNAYNQPGVEAGKKAAAGILDLQRRLLETLSAERGAARSAAEWASRVGMPEMAFEAGWVLERLAATGRGGVAREGPFGVPEARYLAR
- a CDS encoding RluA family pseudouridine synthase, which gives rise to MDDRSVPVPDGNRETLTVLVRRALGLSHRQARELIRAGRVVAGAGPVLDPAWRPPGGTAVRVLRAPLGQVPAAPPLTGPGFRVVYVDRDLAAADKEPGLLVVPTGREGEETPLVARVAAALALTGRRTKALWVVHRIDRETSGLVLFARTPAAFEGLSDQFRERRPVREYLAITEGIPEPREGVWEDRLVEEEDPPRRVRLARGRERGRVARLRFRVERERERPPTALVRVWLETGRRNQIRVQFASRGWPLLGDRFYGARRRGTGRTALHAARLGFLHPRTGRRIELEAPLAPDLSRLVERLWPR